In a single window of the Arthrobacter zhangbolii genome:
- the ahcY gene encoding adenosylhomocysteinase codes for MSIDFKVADLSLAEAGRHQIRLAEHEMPGLMALRREYGPSQPLAGARIAGSLHMTVQTAVLIETLTALGAEVRWASCNIFSTQDEAAAAVVVGSGTPEEPAGVPVFAWKNESLEDYWWTAEQILTWPEGSGGPNMILDDGGDATLLLHKGVEFEAAGFVPESPREGDEDYSYEFTVILDRLRRSLAEHPGKWTEIAKGIRGVTEETTTGVLRLYQLAAEGKLLFPAINVNDSVTKSKFDNKYGIRHSLPDGLNRATDTLIGGKVAVVCGYGDVGKGAAEALRGQGARVIVTEIDPICALQAAMDGYQVARLESVLGQGDIFITTTGNKDIIMAEHMAAMKHQAIVGNVGHFDNEIDMAGLARVPGVRKVEIKPQVHEWVFDEGTDKQRSIIVLSEGRLLNLGNATGHPSFVMSNSFANQTIAQIELFTKHGTSRPDGTPEYANQVYVLPKVLDEKVARLHLGALGVELTELTKSQADYLGVDVAGPFKPEHYRY; via the coding sequence ATGAGTATCGATTTCAAAGTAGCCGACCTGTCCCTCGCCGAAGCCGGCCGGCACCAGATCCGGCTGGCCGAGCACGAAATGCCGGGCCTGATGGCCCTGCGGCGTGAATACGGTCCCTCCCAGCCGCTCGCCGGTGCACGGATCGCGGGATCCCTGCACATGACCGTGCAGACGGCCGTACTGATCGAAACCCTCACGGCGCTTGGTGCGGAGGTCCGCTGGGCCTCCTGCAACATTTTCTCCACCCAGGACGAAGCCGCGGCGGCAGTGGTGGTGGGCAGCGGCACCCCCGAGGAGCCTGCAGGCGTTCCCGTCTTCGCGTGGAAGAACGAGTCGCTTGAGGATTACTGGTGGACTGCTGAGCAGATTCTCACCTGGCCCGAAGGCTCGGGCGGCCCGAACATGATTCTCGACGACGGCGGCGATGCCACCCTGCTGCTGCACAAGGGTGTTGAATTCGAAGCTGCCGGGTTTGTGCCGGAAAGCCCAAGGGAAGGAGACGAGGACTACTCCTACGAGTTCACCGTCATCCTGGACCGCCTGCGCCGCAGCCTCGCCGAGCATCCCGGCAAATGGACCGAAATTGCCAAGGGCATCCGCGGCGTGACGGAGGAAACCACCACCGGCGTGCTGCGGCTGTACCAGCTGGCCGCCGAGGGGAAGCTGCTGTTCCCGGCCATTAACGTCAACGACTCGGTCACCAAGTCCAAATTCGATAACAAGTACGGCATTCGCCACTCGCTGCCGGACGGCCTGAACCGTGCCACCGACACCCTGATTGGTGGAAAGGTGGCTGTGGTCTGCGGATACGGCGACGTCGGCAAGGGCGCCGCCGAGGCGCTGCGCGGGCAGGGCGCACGGGTTATCGTCACCGAGATTGATCCGATCTGTGCCCTGCAGGCCGCGATGGACGGATACCAGGTGGCCCGGCTGGAGTCGGTTCTCGGTCAGGGTGACATCTTCATTACGACCACCGGCAACAAGGACATCATCATGGCCGAGCATATGGCTGCCATGAAGCACCAGGCCATTGTGGGCAATGTTGGCCACTTCGACAACGAAATCGACATGGCCGGTCTGGCACGGGTTCCCGGGGTACGCAAGGTCGAAATCAAGCCGCAGGTCCACGAATGGGTCTTTGACGAAGGCACCGACAAGCAGCGCAGCATTATTGTGCTCTCCGAAGGGCGCCTCCTGAATCTGGGCAACGCCACCGGCCACCCCTCGTTTGTTATGAGCAACTCCTTTGCCAACCAGACGATCGCCCAGATAGAGCTGTTCACCAAGCATGGGACCAGCCGTCCGGACGGCACCCCGGAGTACGCAAACCAGGTGTACGTGCTGCCGAAGGTGCTGGACGAGAAGGTGGCACGCCTGCACCTGGGCGCGCTCGGCGTCGAGCTGACCGAGCTGACAAAAAGCCAGGCCGATTACCTGGGCGTGGATGTTGCCGGCCCGTTCAAGCCGGAGCACTACCGCTACTAG
- a CDS encoding RDD family protein has product MSTIVTGEAVVLELRPAGFAARMLSAIIDVVAQVTVFIGLMLLVGNAVAESDPALARTLSLALVVLMFVAVPAGVETLTRGKSLGRLAMGLRIVRDDGGSVRFRHAFIRAITAVLEIYLLAGSLAFTVALFNNRSKRLGDILAGTYALRDRVVAPLPPLVHTPPELEPWADLADMGRLPDGLSRRISRFLAQSGRMAAPARTALATELAAETSAFISPQPPAGTHPEAYLRAVMAERRDRDYVRLDRQREQTEALAARLHRMPFSD; this is encoded by the coding sequence ATGAGCACCATTGTTACCGGTGAGGCGGTGGTCCTTGAACTGCGTCCGGCGGGATTCGCTGCCCGTATGCTCAGCGCCATTATCGACGTCGTGGCGCAGGTAACCGTGTTCATCGGGCTGATGCTGCTGGTCGGGAACGCAGTGGCCGAGTCGGATCCCGCCCTCGCCCGCACGCTCTCCCTGGCACTGGTGGTACTGATGTTCGTGGCGGTACCCGCCGGTGTGGAGACCCTGACGCGCGGCAAGTCCCTGGGCCGGCTGGCCATGGGCCTTCGGATTGTGCGCGACGACGGCGGCTCAGTGCGGTTTCGGCATGCCTTTATCCGCGCCATCACTGCGGTGCTGGAAATCTATCTCCTGGCCGGTTCCCTGGCCTTCACCGTGGCTCTCTTTAATAACAGGTCCAAGCGGCTCGGGGACATTCTCGCCGGGACCTACGCATTGCGGGACCGGGTAGTGGCTCCCCTGCCGCCGCTGGTCCACACGCCCCCGGAACTTGAGCCGTGGGCGGACCTTGCGGATATGGGCCGGCTGCCGGACGGCCTGTCGCGCCGGATTTCGCGTTTCCTGGCCCAGAGCGGCCGTATGGCAGCACCGGCCCGGACTGCGCTGGCCACCGAACTGGCTGCAGAAACCAGCGCCTTCATCTCTCCGCAGCCTCCGGCCGGCACCCATCCCGAGGCCTACCTTCGGGCGGTGATGGCCGAGCGGCGGGACAGGGACTACGTGCGGCTGGACCGCCAGCGTGAGCAGACCGAGGCGCTGGCGGCGCGGCTGCACCGCATGCCGTTCAGCGACTAG
- a CDS encoding stage II sporulation protein M: MDLDAFAAVHSPDWKRLDVLVARRRLSGPEADELLRLYQRASTHLSIVRSVAPEGTLSAALSMRLSRARTRLTGSRSNFLEDMAFFFVFSLPSAFYRIRWLTVAIGAAFIAVAWLTGFWTVNTPGVLAAVGSDAEMRRYVEEDFVNYYSENPAASFAGMVWTNNAWIAVQAVAFGITGVWVPWILYQNAVNVGLSGGMMAAHDRLDVFFIYILPHGFMELTAIFIASAAGLQIFWTLLAPGRRSRMNALAQEGRSLMTVALGLIVVLFISGLVEGFITPSPLPAWLRLTIGFLVFAAYWVYTLVLGGRAYRAGYRGDLSARDAGASVLTA; encoded by the coding sequence GTGGACCTCGATGCCTTTGCTGCCGTGCACAGCCCGGATTGGAAGCGGCTTGACGTTCTCGTTGCCCGGCGCCGCCTCAGCGGACCCGAGGCGGACGAGCTGCTGCGGCTCTACCAGCGTGCCTCCACGCACCTTTCCATCGTGCGTTCGGTGGCTCCGGAAGGCACCCTGTCCGCGGCGCTGTCCATGCGGCTTTCCCGGGCCCGCACCCGGTTGACGGGCAGCCGGTCCAACTTCCTCGAGGACATGGCATTTTTCTTTGTGTTCTCCCTGCCGTCTGCGTTCTACCGGATCCGCTGGCTCACCGTCGCCATCGGGGCAGCGTTTATTGCCGTTGCCTGGCTGACCGGTTTCTGGACCGTGAATACCCCCGGTGTGCTGGCCGCCGTGGGTTCCGATGCTGAGATGCGCCGGTATGTGGAAGAGGACTTCGTCAACTACTACTCCGAGAACCCGGCGGCGTCCTTTGCCGGGATGGTGTGGACCAACAATGCCTGGATTGCCGTGCAGGCGGTGGCTTTTGGCATTACCGGGGTCTGGGTCCCGTGGATCCTCTACCAGAACGCCGTCAACGTGGGCCTAAGCGGCGGAATGATGGCTGCGCACGACAGACTCGACGTCTTCTTTATCTACATCCTTCCGCACGGCTTTATGGAGCTGACCGCCATTTTCATTGCCTCCGCGGCCGGGCTTCAGATTTTCTGGACGTTACTGGCCCCCGGCCGCCGTTCGAGAATGAATGCGCTGGCCCAGGAAGGCCGCTCCCTGATGACTGTTGCCCTGGGGCTGATTGTGGTCCTCTTTATTTCCGGCCTGGTGGAAGGGTTCATCACCCCTAGCCCGCTCCCGGCCTGGCTGCGCCTGACCATCGGTTTCCTGGTGTTCGCGGCGTACTGGGTCTACACCCTGGTGCTCGGTGGCCGTGCCTACCGCGCCGGCTATCGGGGCGACCTTTCAGCGCGCGACGCCGGTGCCTCCGTCCTGACCGCCTAG
- a CDS encoding TIGR01906 family membrane protein, with product MKEEAVASQDETPTHRPTAGGEPPSDGPVTPETETGAVSANGSSAREALHGTNEHDAWDAEFNGLSGGDTPDAANTEVTGGRRDTAGEPAADEPAAPKPAAAETASSEPAASHTDVAEPAEAVSADGNNAGTRESNGAGAAETPITGAAATDMTVPGGHPAVAQRSHLPMRRASTLPDLSRYASRSDDSRTDTGEPNAGTAATASGSDAESGERSLRTPGERSAGHGAAAAGATAGATAVPGASASAASVPSTSAGSAADVSAADAAVTDVHGSNVPGSNVHGSKAPGPNTPGSDLPGSEVPASGADTRTAAFKTVDVSATRSGAAGASAAGARSAGAQAAQAQAAQTQSADKDSAEDGADSADSRANEDSLSPAEAERRAREREKAAAGKPVLARVLQVMIAVFFPVMLLAAAIRAVATPLFLWAEYHRPGFPADSYGFTTDDRMTYGSYAVDYLLNWTGPRYLGDLVGDGGEPLYLESEVSHMADVKTVLTAAFVAAAVMAVLSICAAFYLARRSPGGIRRALFSGAAVTLVLVLVLLTLAILGWEQFFTQLHTVFFANGNWTFRLDDTLIRLFPAQFWMDAGIVIAALVLVTCAVVLACCWPTKARRNRARAAREAARRRYTDSLDAL from the coding sequence GTGAAAGAGGAAGCAGTGGCCAGCCAGGACGAAACCCCCACGCATCGACCGACGGCGGGAGGCGAGCCTCCCAGCGACGGCCCGGTGACGCCCGAAACGGAGACCGGCGCTGTTTCAGCCAACGGATCCTCTGCCCGCGAAGCCTTGCACGGTACCAACGAACATGACGCCTGGGATGCCGAATTCAACGGCCTTTCCGGCGGTGACACGCCGGACGCAGCGAACACTGAGGTCACGGGTGGCCGCCGCGATACCGCAGGTGAACCTGCCGCAGATGAACCTGCCGCCCCAAAGCCTGCCGCAGCCGAGACTGCCTCCTCTGAACCTGCCGCATCCCACACTGACGTAGCCGAGCCCGCTGAGGCTGTCTCCGCCGACGGAAACAACGCGGGTACGCGGGAGTCCAATGGTGCCGGCGCAGCCGAGACGCCTATAACCGGAGCTGCTGCAACGGATATGACTGTCCCGGGAGGACACCCCGCGGTCGCCCAGCGCAGCCACCTGCCAATGCGCCGGGCAAGCACGCTTCCGGATCTGAGCCGTTACGCCTCCCGGTCCGATGACAGCCGAACGGATACAGGCGAACCGAACGCCGGAACCGCGGCAACTGCTTCCGGGTCCGATGCCGAATCCGGGGAACGAAGCCTGCGCACACCAGGGGAGCGCAGTGCCGGCCACGGTGCCGCTGCCGCCGGAGCAACTGCGGGTGCAACCGCCGTTCCGGGTGCTTCCGCCTCAGCTGCATCTGTGCCCTCCACATCTGCGGGCTCCGCTGCGGATGTTTCCGCCGCCGATGCCGCCGTCACGGATGTCCACGGTTCAAATGTCCCCGGTTCAAATGTCCACGGTTCAAAAGCCCCCGGTCCAAACACGCCCGGATCCGATCTGCCCGGTTCCGAGGTCCCCGCCTCCGGCGCGGATACCCGTACGGCCGCCTTCAAAACTGTGGACGTCAGCGCCACGAGATCAGGCGCCGCAGGGGCCAGTGCCGCAGGAGCAAGATCCGCGGGGGCACAAGCCGCGCAGGCACAAGCCGCGCAGACACAATCCGCTGACAAAGACTCGGCAGAAGACGGCGCGGATTCAGCGGATTCCCGTGCCAACGAGGACTCCCTGTCTCCGGCGGAAGCCGAACGGCGGGCCCGGGAACGGGAAAAGGCCGCTGCCGGGAAACCCGTTCTCGCCCGGGTGCTCCAGGTGATGATTGCCGTGTTTTTCCCGGTGATGCTGCTGGCGGCCGCCATTCGTGCCGTGGCAACGCCGCTGTTCCTCTGGGCGGAGTACCACCGGCCCGGGTTCCCCGCCGACAGCTACGGGTTCACCACCGATGACCGGATGACCTACGGCTCCTATGCCGTGGATTATCTCCTGAACTGGACCGGTCCCCGCTATCTGGGGGACCTGGTGGGTGACGGCGGGGAACCGCTGTACCTCGAGAGCGAGGTCAGCCACATGGCTGACGTCAAGACGGTGCTTACGGCAGCCTTTGTGGCGGCGGCGGTGATGGCCGTCCTGAGCATCTGTGCAGCGTTCTACCTCGCACGGCGCAGCCCCGGCGGCATCCGCAGGGCTCTCTTCTCCGGTGCCGCCGTCACTCTGGTGCTGGTCCTCGTCCTCCTGACCCTCGCCATCCTGGGCTGGGAGCAGTTCTTCACCCAGTTGCACACGGTGTTCTTCGCCAACGGAAACTGGACCTTCAGGCTGGACGACACACTTATCCGGCTCTTCCCGGCGCAGTTCTGGATGGACGCCGGCATTGTGATCGCGGCCCTGGTGCTCGTCACCTGTGCGGTTGTCCTGGCCTGCTGCTGGCCGACCAAGGCACGCCGCAACCGGGCCCGGGCGGCACGGGAAGCCGCACGCCGCCGGTACACCGACTCGCTGGACGCCCTCTAG
- a CDS encoding AMP-dependent synthetase/ligase: MRESATDLLVRLPADSNVTDLLLQMHQKDPSRVLYAVKNGTEWEDVTADRFLTEVSRLAKGLIGSGIRPGDSVAVMSRTSYEWTVADMANWFAGAVTIPIYETSSPSQVEWILADSGARHVFVEDERKAAVVQAAVSALDGEFSIWLMNDGDGADSLTGLAAAGSSVSDDALEAARSTANLEDTASMVYTSGTTGRPKGCEITHGNFALFGVNIIEVLPEMLKVPNPTTLMFLPLAHVLARAVQVGCLHAGVKVGHSRSASDLMSDLKSFSPTFLLAVPRIFEKIYTGAQASAEAAGKGKAFAAASATAIAYSEAKDSAARGGRGPSVALSLKHKLFDRLFYPKVRAVLGGNAEFAISGASALSPTLAHFFRGCGVTVLEGYGLTETTAPASVNQVARTRVGTVGLPMPGTTIRIADDGEVLVRGAVVFKGYHRNPEATAEAFDGDWFRTGDVGELDDAGFLRITGRKKDLLVTAGGKNVAPGPLEEKIRENRLVSQAIVVGEGRPFVSALITLDDEALEAWSRENGAPTGVAGDDPRVQQILQDAVDAANATVSRAEQIRKFTVLPKDFTLESGHLTATLKLRRNAVIADYSDEVEKLYAK, from the coding sequence GTGCGCGAGTCCGCCACTGACCTCCTGGTCCGCCTTCCCGCAGATTCCAACGTCACGGATCTGCTGCTCCAAATGCACCAAAAGGATCCATCCCGGGTTCTGTACGCCGTAAAAAACGGCACAGAGTGGGAGGACGTCACAGCCGACCGGTTCCTGACCGAAGTCTCCCGGCTGGCCAAGGGCCTGATCGGTTCGGGGATCCGCCCGGGCGACAGCGTTGCGGTGATGTCCCGGACCTCCTACGAGTGGACCGTGGCGGATATGGCGAACTGGTTCGCCGGCGCCGTGACCATTCCGATCTACGAAACCTCCTCCCCGTCCCAGGTTGAATGGATCCTCGCGGATTCCGGTGCCCGGCACGTGTTTGTTGAGGATGAACGCAAGGCAGCCGTTGTCCAGGCAGCCGTTTCCGCCCTTGACGGGGAGTTTTCCATCTGGCTGATGAACGACGGCGACGGTGCCGACTCGCTCACCGGCCTGGCCGCAGCCGGCAGCAGCGTCAGCGACGACGCCCTGGAGGCTGCCCGCAGCACCGCCAATCTCGAAGACACCGCTTCCATGGTCTATACCTCCGGCACTACGGGACGTCCCAAGGGCTGCGAAATCACGCACGGCAACTTCGCCCTGTTCGGCGTCAACATCATCGAAGTTCTCCCTGAGATGCTGAAGGTCCCGAATCCCACTACCCTGATGTTCCTGCCGCTGGCCCACGTGCTGGCCCGCGCAGTGCAGGTCGGCTGCCTTCACGCCGGCGTGAAGGTGGGTCATTCCCGCAGCGCCTCGGACCTGATGAGCGATCTCAAGTCCTTCTCTCCAACCTTCCTGCTGGCCGTGCCGCGGATCTTCGAAAAGATCTACACCGGCGCACAGGCGTCCGCGGAAGCCGCCGGCAAGGGCAAGGCGTTTGCCGCGGCCTCCGCCACGGCCATTGCCTACTCGGAAGCCAAGGACTCTGCCGCGCGCGGCGGCCGCGGGCCGTCCGTGGCACTGTCCCTGAAGCACAAACTGTTTGACCGGCTCTTCTACCCCAAGGTCCGGGCAGTCCTGGGCGGCAATGCGGAATTCGCCATCTCCGGTGCCAGCGCACTGAGCCCGACGCTGGCGCACTTCTTCCGCGGCTGCGGCGTGACGGTCCTGGAGGGTTACGGCCTCACCGAGACCACCGCCCCCGCGAGCGTCAACCAGGTGGCCCGCACACGGGTGGGCACCGTGGGCCTGCCCATGCCCGGCACCACCATCCGGATTGCCGACGACGGCGAGGTCCTGGTGCGGGGCGCAGTGGTCTTCAAGGGCTACCACCGCAACCCCGAAGCTACCGCCGAAGCGTTCGACGGTGACTGGTTCCGGACCGGCGACGTCGGCGAGCTCGACGACGCCGGATTCCTGCGCATCACCGGGCGGAAAAAGGACCTGCTTGTCACCGCCGGCGGCAAGAACGTGGCACCCGGCCCGCTGGAGGAAAAGATCCGCGAGAACCGCCTGGTTTCCCAGGCGATCGTCGTCGGTGAAGGCCGCCCGTTTGTCTCGGCCCTGATTACCCTTGATGACGAGGCGCTGGAAGCCTGGAGCCGCGAAAACGGCGCCCCCACCGGTGTTGCCGGCGATGATCCGCGGGTGCAGCAGATCCTGCAGGACGCCGTGGACGCGGCCAATGCGACGGTGTCCCGGGCAGAGCAGATCCGTAAGTTCACGGTTCTGCCCAAGGACTTCACCCTGGAGTCCGGTCACCTCACCGCAACCCTCAAGCTGCGCCGGAACGCCGTGATTGCGGATTACTCCGACGAGGTTGAAAAGCTCTACGCCAAGTAG
- a CDS encoding dolichyl-phosphate-mannose--protein mannosyltransferase yields the protein MAVLGGVLRFVRLGEPGSLVFDETYYVKDAYSLLQSGYEREWPENANDSFNAGQPGILLDSPEYVVHPPAGKWMIAFGMALFGSDNAFGWRFGAALAGTLTVLFVGLIAARLFSSAALGAVAGLLLAVDGHHLVHSRTSLLDVFLTFWVVAAFGALLLDRRDGRLRLARRLARLYGSPGTAGGPPGTVPAPRGALLYGPWLLWRPWRLVAGACLGLAVGTKWSALAFVAVFGLMTVLWDVSARRVAGIPGWEGALFRDGIPAFLTIIPTAALVYLATWTGWLRSEDAYDRQWAAQNPDEGWSWLPASLRSLAEYHRSAYAFHNGLSSEHSYSSTAWTWLFMGRPTSFFYEGSSAGEDGCLADSCSTAVTSVGNPLIWWGAALALVVVLFYWIGRRDWRAGAVLSGVAAGYLPWFAYPERTTFFFYAVSFEPFLVLALVYVLGLVLGRRSDSLPRRRAGLLVVGCFVAGAVLLSAFFMPVWTAETIPYSDWRLRMWMPSWI from the coding sequence ATGGCCGTTCTGGGCGGAGTGCTGCGCTTTGTGCGCCTCGGCGAACCGGGTTCCCTCGTCTTTGACGAGACCTACTACGTCAAGGACGCCTATTCGCTGCTGCAGTCCGGGTATGAACGGGAATGGCCGGAGAACGCCAACGATTCCTTCAACGCGGGTCAGCCGGGCATCCTCCTGGACAGTCCCGAATACGTAGTCCACCCGCCCGCGGGTAAATGGATGATCGCCTTCGGCATGGCGCTCTTCGGCTCGGACAATGCCTTTGGCTGGCGTTTCGGCGCCGCGCTGGCGGGCACCCTGACCGTCCTATTCGTAGGCCTGATTGCCGCCCGGCTGTTTTCCTCCGCCGCGCTCGGTGCCGTCGCAGGGCTCCTGCTGGCCGTTGACGGGCATCATCTTGTCCATTCGCGCACCTCTTTGCTGGATGTCTTCCTGACGTTCTGGGTGGTGGCCGCGTTTGGGGCGCTGCTGCTGGACCGCAGGGACGGCCGGCTGCGGCTCGCCCGCCGGCTGGCCCGTTTGTACGGCAGTCCCGGCACGGCGGGCGGGCCTCCGGGCACCGTCCCCGCGCCGCGCGGGGCACTGCTGTACGGACCGTGGCTCCTCTGGCGTCCATGGCGGCTGGTTGCCGGAGCCTGCCTGGGGCTGGCCGTTGGCACCAAATGGTCCGCTCTGGCCTTCGTCGCCGTTTTCGGGCTGATGACGGTGCTGTGGGATGTCAGCGCCCGCCGGGTTGCGGGCATCCCCGGGTGGGAAGGAGCACTGTTCCGGGACGGCATCCCGGCGTTCCTGACCATCATTCCCACCGCCGCCCTCGTATATCTGGCCACCTGGACCGGCTGGCTGCGTTCCGAGGACGCCTATGACCGGCAGTGGGCCGCGCAGAATCCGGACGAGGGCTGGAGCTGGCTGCCCGCATCGCTGCGTTCCCTCGCGGAGTATCACCGCAGCGCCTATGCCTTCCATAACGGGCTCAGCTCGGAACACAGCTACTCCTCCACCGCGTGGACCTGGTTGTTCATGGGCAGGCCCACGTCCTTCTTCTATGAGGGTTCCTCCGCCGGCGAGGACGGCTGCCTGGCGGACAGCTGCTCCACTGCCGTCACCTCGGTGGGTAATCCGCTGATCTGGTGGGGTGCCGCCCTGGCGCTGGTGGTGGTGCTCTTTTACTGGATAGGGCGGCGTGACTGGCGCGCGGGTGCGGTCCTGTCCGGAGTGGCGGCTGGATACCTGCCCTGGTTCGCCTATCCTGAACGGACCACATTCTTCTTCTACGCGGTCTCCTTCGAGCCCTTCCTGGTCCTGGCCCTGGTGTATGTCCTGGGGCTGGTTCTGGGCCGGCGCTCCGACAGCCTGCCGCGGCGACGGGCAGGCCTGCTGGTGGTCGGCTGCTTCGTGGCGGGTGCCGTCCTGCTCTCGGCATTCTTCATGCCGGTCTGGACGGCGGAAACCATCCCGTATTCTGACTGGCGGCTGCGTATGTGGATGCCCAGCTGGATTTAG
- the rsmI gene encoding 16S rRNA (cytidine(1402)-2'-O)-methyltransferase, translating to MVLAATPIGNMGDATNRLIGLLESADIIAAEDTRRLHRLVSALGITTRGRIISYHEHNEASRTADLLEMVRGGATLLMVTDAGMPAVSDPGFRLVEAAAAEGLTVTAAPGPSAVLTALALSGLPTDRFCFEGFLPRKPGERSTRLAQLAGEQRTMVFFEAPHRLEPMLRALDAAFGSDRRAAIARELTKLHEQVLRGPLRELLEWAEAGDVRGEIAVVVEGAPDAAPEQAADHVGAVNTLIEQGLRLKEAVAAVAEEARISKRELYSAVLEARS from the coding sequence ATTGTCCTGGCCGCGACCCCCATCGGCAATATGGGTGACGCCACCAACCGGCTGATCGGACTGCTTGAAAGCGCCGACATCATCGCCGCCGAGGATACCCGGCGGCTGCACCGGCTGGTGAGTGCCCTGGGCATCACCACCCGCGGCCGGATCATCAGCTACCACGAGCACAACGAGGCTTCCCGGACCGCTGACCTGCTGGAGATGGTGCGTGGCGGCGCCACCCTTCTGATGGTCACTGACGCGGGCATGCCGGCCGTGTCCGATCCGGGTTTCCGTCTGGTCGAAGCCGCGGCTGCGGAAGGACTGACAGTGACCGCAGCGCCGGGTCCCTCGGCGGTGCTTACGGCGCTGGCGCTGTCCGGACTGCCCACGGACAGGTTCTGCTTTGAGGGGTTCCTGCCCAGGAAGCCGGGGGAGCGCAGCACCCGTCTGGCCCAGCTCGCCGGTGAACAGCGCACGATGGTGTTCTTCGAGGCCCCGCACCGGCTGGAACCGATGCTTCGGGCACTCGATGCTGCGTTTGGCAGCGACCGGAGGGCAGCGATTGCCCGGGAACTGACCAAGCTGCACGAACAGGTACTGCGCGGCCCGCTGCGCGAGCTGCTGGAGTGGGCCGAAGCCGGTGACGTCCGCGGAGAGATTGCCGTGGTGGTTGAAGGCGCACCGGACGCGGCTCCTGAACAGGCAGCCGACCACGTGGGGGCTGTCAACACGCTTATCGAGCAGGGACTCCGGTTGAAGGAAGCCGTGGCAGCCGTGGCCGAAGAGGCCCGGATCAGTAAGCGCGAACTGTATTCAGCGGTGCTTGAAGCGCGGAGTTGA
- a CDS encoding NAD-dependent succinate-semialdehyde dehydrogenase, which translates to MGIPAHREAELLAQVPTGLLIDGEWRDAAGGATFDVEDPSTGKVLLSIADASTEDGGLAMDAAAAAQESWARTAPRERGEILRRAFELVTERAEDFALLMTLEMGKPLAESRGEVTYGAEFLRWFSEEAVRVSGRYSTSPDGKSRLLVTKKPVGPCLLITPWNFPLAMATRKIAPAVAAGCTMVLKPAKLTPLTSQLFAAVMMEAGLPAGVLNVVSTTSAGDVTGPILKDPRLRKVSFTGSTAVGQGLIRDAAHNVLRTSMELGGNAPFLVFEDADLDKAVDGAMAAKLRNMGEACTAANRFIVQDTVADEFAERFAARVGAMTTGRGTEDESKVGPLIDAKSRDKVHSLVTDALDGGARALVGGAPEEGPGYFYQPTVLKDVAPDARILKEEIFGPVAPIVTFSTEDEAVALANNTEFGLVSYVFTSDLNRGLRIGEKLESGMLGLNAGVVSNAAAPFGGVKQSGLGREGGAEGIEEYLYTQYTGIADPYAG; encoded by the coding sequence ATGGGTATTCCCGCACACCGTGAAGCCGAACTGCTGGCACAGGTCCCCACCGGCCTGCTGATTGACGGCGAGTGGCGGGATGCTGCCGGCGGGGCCACGTTCGACGTCGAGGATCCCTCCACGGGCAAGGTGCTGCTCAGCATTGCCGATGCCTCCACCGAAGACGGTGGCCTGGCCATGGACGCGGCAGCGGCGGCACAGGAATCCTGGGCACGTACGGCACCGCGCGAGCGCGGGGAAATCCTGCGGCGCGCCTTTGAGCTCGTGACCGAACGCGCCGAGGACTTCGCCCTGCTGATGACTCTCGAAATGGGCAAGCCCCTGGCCGAGTCCCGGGGCGAGGTGACCTACGGTGCAGAGTTCCTCCGCTGGTTCTCCGAGGAAGCGGTTCGAGTCTCCGGCAGGTACAGCACCTCCCCGGACGGCAAATCCCGGCTGCTGGTGACCAAAAAGCCGGTAGGCCCGTGCCTGCTGATTACGCCCTGGAACTTCCCGCTGGCCATGGCAACCCGCAAGATCGCCCCGGCCGTGGCGGCCGGCTGCACCATGGTGCTGAAGCCGGCGAAGCTCACGCCGCTGACGTCCCAGCTGTTTGCAGCCGTGATGATGGAGGCCGGGCTGCCGGCCGGCGTGTTGAACGTTGTGTCCACAACGTCGGCCGGGGACGTGACCGGCCCGATCCTGAAGGACCCCCGGCTGCGCAAGGTGTCCTTCACCGGGTCCACCGCCGTGGGCCAGGGCCTGATCCGGGATGCGGCGCACAACGTGCTGCGCACCTCCATGGAACTTGGCGGGAACGCGCCCTTCCTGGTGTTCGAGGACGCGGACCTGGACAAGGCGGTGGACGGCGCCATGGCCGCGAAACTGCGGAACATGGGTGAAGCCTGCACCGCGGCAAACCGGTTTATTGTCCAGGACACGGTGGCCGATGAGTTTGCGGAGAGGTTCGCCGCCCGGGTGGGCGCCATGACCACCGGACGCGGCACCGAGGACGAATCCAAGGTGGGGCCGCTGATCGATGCAAAATCACGGGACAAGGTGCACTCACTCGTGACGGATGCGCTCGACGGCGGTGCCCGGGCCCTGGTGGGCGGCGCCCCTGAAGAAGGCCCGGGCTATTTCTACCAGCCGACCGTCCTGAAGGACGTTGCACCCGACGCCCGGATCCTCAAGGAGGAAATCTTCGGACCCGTAGCGCCCATCGTGACGTTCTCGACCGAGGACGAGGCGGTGGCACTGGCCAACAACACGGAGTTCGGCCTGGTGTCCTACGTCTTTACCAGCGACCTGAACCGGGGGCTCCGGATCGGCGAGAAACTCGAATCCGGGATGCTGGGGCTCAATGCCGGCGTGGTGTCGAACGCCGCAGCTCCGTTCGGCGGCGTGAAGCAGTCGGGGCTGGGCCGTGAGGGCGGGGCGGAGGGGATTGAAGAGTACCTGTACACGCAATACACCGGTATTGCCGATCCCTACGCCGGGTAG